A window of Panulirus ornatus isolate Po-2019 chromosome 27, ASM3632096v1, whole genome shotgun sequence contains these coding sequences:
- the LOC139757611 gene encoding uncharacterized protein, translated as MFSLFSRPRVTNAPCTATSGDNGTCYSSSECQRLGGATSGTCSSGSGSCCVFQKTCGESTAQNCTYFVNTNYPKAFDGVASCQLTVNKMNANICQLRLDFDSFTISQPEATDHQCLNDRFTVSGGTPVPTICGTNTANHMYVDLGPGATAPSVLTFVTMGPSFERKWKVKVTQIPCNSDYTAPTNCLQYYQGVTGQIKSFNFDLTTGLQLANQDYTVCIRTEKNFCGIQYMACADTVNANSQSFTITGSTNSPVGSLVGAASCENDWLTIPCVSDNSQNPTSNCQDRLCGDNLNAIPSTVGGNVNVFSYVKPFMLVYHTDGTEGSAAPTELNNRGFCLDYVQQPCV; from the exons ATGTTCTCGCTGTTCTCGCGACCCAGGGTTACCAACGCCCCGTGCACGGCCACCTCAGGGGATAATGGTACTTGCTATTCCTCCAGCGAGTGTCAGAGGCTTGGAGGTGCTACTTCAGGCACCTGCTCGAGTGGCAGCGGCTCCTGCTGCGTCT ttcAGAAAACGTGTGGGGAGTCCACTGCTCAGAACTGCACCTACTTCGTCAACACCAACTACCCGAAAGCGTTTGACGGGGTGGCTTCGTGCCAGCTCACTGTCAACAAGATGAACGCCAACATCTGTCAGTTGAG ATTGGACTTCGACTCGTTCACCATCTCGCAGCCCGAGGCCACGGATCACCAGTGCCTCAACGATCGCTTCACGGTCTCCGGAGGGACGCCAGTGCCAACAATCTGTGGCACCAACACTGCCAACCACA TGTACGTTGACCTGGGTCCGGGAGCCACCGCGCCCTCTGTCCTGACCTTCGTCACTATGGGGCCTTCCTTTGAACGCAAGTGGAAGGTCAAGGTCACGCAGATTCCATGTAACTCCGATTATACAG CTCCCACTAACTGTCTGCAGTATTACCAGGGGGTCACGGGTCAGATCAAATCCTTcaactttgacctgaccactgGGCTCCAATTGGCCAATCAGGACTACACCGTTTGTATCAGGACCGAAAAGAACTTCTGTGGCATCCAGTACATGGCATGTGCTGACACAG TGAACGCCAACTCCCAGTCATTCACCATCACTGGGAGCACCAACTCCCCCGTTGGGAGCTTGGTCGGAGCGGCGAGTTGCGAGAACGACTGGCTTACGATCCCATGCGTCTCTGACAACTCACAGAACCCGACCTCGAACTGCCAGGATCGACTGTGTGGCGATAACTTGAACGCCATACCTTCCACCGTGGGCGGAAACGTCAATGTCTTCA GTTATGTGAAGCCCTTCATGCTCGTGTACCACACAGACGGCACTGAGGGCAGCGCTGCCCCGACCGAGCTGAACAATCGGGGGTTTTGCCTAGATTACGTCCAGCAGCCGTGTGTGTAG